The genome window CACCTTTACGCGCAAGGCCGCGACCTCCATGCTCGACCGTGCCGCCGCGCTGGTCGGAAGCGGCACGCGCAGGATCGCGGGCGGCACCTACCACGCGTTCGCAAGCCAGGTGCTCCGGCGCCACGGGGCGGTTCTGGGCCTCACGCCGTCGTTCACCATCCTCGACGAAGGCGACGCCGCGGACATCATCAACCTCATGCGCGCCGAGCTTGGGGTGAACACCCGCGAAACGCGGTTCCCTCTCAAAGGCACCCTTCAGGACATGCGCTCGGCGGCGGTCAACCACGGAGTTAGTATAGCTGATGCTATAAAATCGAGATATCCTCAATTCGTCGAGCATACGGCGGAGATCGAACGGATTCTCGCAGACTACGATGCCTACAAACTCCGGCACCAGATGCTCGATTACGACGATCTCCTGATCTTCCTGCTCAGGCTGCTCGAGGAGCAGCCGGCCGCGCGCGACGCGCTCCGGGCAAGATACCGCCACATCATGGCCGACGAATACCAGGACACGAACAAGCTTCAGGCGAACATCACCGTGCTGCTCGGCGGCGGCTCGCGCAACGTCATGGTCGTTGGGGACGACGCGCAGAGCATCTACTCGTTTCGCGGCGCCGATGTCGGCAACATCCGGACGTTCCCGGAGCGGTTCCCGGACTGCCGCTTGATCCGCCTCGAGCGGAACTACCGCAGCACCGCCCCCCTGCTCGCCTCGACGAACCGTCTGATGGAACATGCGAAGGAAGGGTTTGCCAAGCGTCTCTACACCGAACGTACGGGCGGCTTACAGCCCGTTCTCGCCGTCAGCTCCGACGAGGCCGAGCAGTCAGCGTTCGTTGCCCAGCGAATCCTGGAACTGCGCGAGGAGGGAATCCCGCTCGACCGCATCGCGGTGCTGTTCCGCTCGTCGTATCACGCGTTCCAGCTCGAGCTCGAGCTTCGGCGCAGGAACATCCCCTACGTCAAATGGGGCGGCTTCAAGTTTCTCGAAGCCGCCCACATCAAGGACCTTCTGTCGCACCTGCGAGTTCTGCAGAATCCCAATGACCGCGTCGCCTGGCTTCGCGTGCTCCAGCTGATCGAGGGCGTGGGCACGAAAACCGCCGGTGCGCTGTTCGAGCGGCTCAGCACGGCGTCCGATCCGCTCGACCTCGAATCGCTCACAGCCCCGTCGAAGGCACGCGAAGGCCTCGCCGCGGCAGCCCAAGCCCTTCGGCGCGCGCGAAAACTGGCTGATGGACCGCCGGTGCCGGTGGTCGAGGCAATCGCCGATTACTACGGCCCGATTCTCAAACGCCGGTTCGATGATTTCCCGAAGCGCCTCCGCGACCTCGATCAGCTCACGGTTCTGGCGGGAAAATACGCCGGCATCGGCGAGATGCTCTCGGAGATGGCGCTCGAACCGCCGAAGAACAGCATCGACGAGATTCTGGCCTCCGATGATGACGACGAGGAACGCCTGATCCTCTCCACGATCCATTCCGCGAAAGGGCTCGAATGGCACACCGTGTTCGTCATCTGGGCGATGGAGGGCCGCTTCCCCTCGTTCGGCGCTCTCAGAAACCCCTCTGATCTCGAAGAAGAGCGACGGCTGATGTACGTCGCCATGACCCGGGCGCAGGAACAGCTGTATCTTACCCACCCCGCCCTCGCCTGGGACCCCGCATCCGGCACCACCCTCTCCCAGCCGTCCCGCTTCCTCGCCGAGATCGGCCCCGACCTCCTCGACCGCTGGGAACTCCGATCGGCTCCTTGACACTCTCCACCCGGTTCTGATACTCTCGCTCCCGATATTCTGCCGGGGGAGAGCCGCCCAAACATCCGCTCGAGAGTTCAGCGGAACGCCACCCGGGAAAAGAGCGAGCGTTTGATCCGTAATCTGACCATCCTGACCCTCGTTCTGAGCGCCATTCTCGGTGGTCTTCTGCTGAAAGACCACATGAGCATCCCGTCCCGCCATCTCGTCATTTTCTACACCTCGAACCTGCGCGGGCAGATCAACCCCTTCCAGGGCGAAGTATCGGATCGGGTCTACGAAAAAGCCGGCGGTCTCGCGTTTCTCCGGGCCCTGATCGACGATACGATGAAGACGTATCGCCTCGACCCGAAGAAAGCGCTTCTGCTCGACACCGGCGACAGCCTGTTCGGCTCGCCCGAAGCATCGCTGACGATGGGCGAAGTGCCGTTTGAAATGCTTCAGAAAGTCGGCTACGACGCCATCGCCGTCGGCAACCTCGAGTTCGAGTTCGGTCTCGACACCCTCCGACGCTTCATCAGCACGAACAAGCTCCCGATGCTCGCCTGCAACTATCGAGATCTCGCCTCCCCGCTCGGCAACACGTTCTCCGGCGGCATACTCCTGGACAAAGACGGAACCCGCGTCGGCGTCATAGGTCTCGGCATGGTCGACCTCGCCCGGAACACACGCCAGGAAAACATCATGCAGATCGAGATCAGCGACATGCACGCGGCCGTCCAGAAGACCGCGGCATCGCTCAGGGCCCGGGGAGCAGAGCTGATCGTCCTCCTGTCGCACCAGCCAGGTCTAGACACCCGCCCCGACCTCGCCGAACTGTTTCCTGACGTCGACATCATCATCGGCGACCTGATCAGCGGCCAGATGACGGACCCGGGCCGGCGGCCCCTCGTCCTGCCCACCCCGCCGGCGCGCGGGGCAGGCGTCGGCATGGTGCGCATTCCGTATATCGGCTCGCAATGGAACCTCGAGAAAGCCGTCCAGACGATTCTTCCCGTCGATGCGGCTCATATCTCCCCGAGCGCTGCGCTCGTCACGGAGATCGCCCGGGTCGAGGCGAAGGTCGACAGCCTGCTCGAGCAGGTCGTCGCGACGTCGGAAGGCAACTTCAAGCGCAACTTCAACGAAGAGTCCAGCATGGGCAATCTCATCACCGACTCGATGCGCGCCGTCGCGAAAACCGATGTCGCGTTTCTCAACTCCGGCGCGATCAAGGCAGTGATTTCGTCCGGGTCGATCTCTCTTCGAGATCTCTATGACGCCCTGCCTTTCGAGAACACGATCGTGCGCACCGAACTCGCCGGCTGGCAGATCGAGAATCTCGTCGAGGAGGGGCTGAGCGGCCGCGGAAGCTTCGTCCAGACATCCGGTCTCACCTGCACCTGTTCGATGATGAACCCACCCGGATTCCGACTCGTACAGATCGCCGTCGGGGAGGAACCGCTCGACTCGGCACGCATGTACAGCGTCGCCGTCACCGATTTCATGCTCAACACCCCGCAGAACTGGCCCGAACTCCGCACCGGGAAAAACGTTCGGGCGTTCGGCCTGCTGCGTGAAAACCTCAAACAGTATCTCGCTTCGATGTCCGTCATCGCCCCCTGCGTCGACCGGCGGTATATCGACGTCCCGGAAGGCGACGAAACCCTCCGGGTCCAGTCCCTCTCCATCGAGCTTGCGAATCTTTCCACCCCCGTGTCGAACGATGGAACGTATGACTCGCCGTATGGCCGCCTCGTTGCCGACGTCCTGCGCGTCGAGACCGACTCGGACTTCGCCCTTATGCCCGTCACGGACATCCACAGCATGAACGACCCGCTCTCGGTGTTCACGCCCGCCCGTCTCACGGCGGACATGCCCCGCATCTGCGGCGTCAGCACGGTGAACATTCCCGGAACGACGCTCAGGCGCCTCATCGAACGGATGCTCGCGACCGGCGGCGTTCCTCTCTGTTTCGCCGGCTTTTCCATCGAGCTCAAAGATAATAAATTGTCGAAAATATTTCCCTGGCAGGGCGATTTCGACCCCCAGCGGAGCTACAAGGTGGCACTGCCGGCCGATCTCCCCGAAAAACTCGGCGCCGTCGGCGGACTCGCGAGTCTGACGGCCTCGCCATTCAGCACCGATCTGCGCCGCACCTTCATGAACGGTGTCAGGAGGGTCGGTGGAAACATCGAACTTCGCCGTGCCGTTTTCTGACCGCTTCGCTCCCACCAGCCTGCGGGCCAAGATCCTGCTGGTGTTCGTTCTCGTCCTCGTCACGCCGCTCTCGTTGCTGATGCTCCTGTCTCTTCAGCGAACCGACGAGGCTGCGCGCCAGGATTTCAACAAGCGGCTCGGCTCGGCGGCGACCCTGTTCCGGGACAGCCTCGAGGATCAGCTCGACTCCTTGCGCGTCCGGGCGAAAACCGTCGCCGACTTCGACTTGTACAATGTCGCCCACACCGGGTTCGCGGCCTCGGCGACGACGCCGGTCCTGCAGTATGAGCTGATCCGTTCCGGCCTCGACTACATCGCGATGGTCAGAAACCGTGGAACACCGTTCATCGAGGAGGGCGTCCCCCCCTCGGAATCCCTGGAAAAGATCATTCCGGCTCTCTGCCACGTTCCACTGAGCTACAACCTCTACATTCTCGGTCGCGAGCCGTGGATTTTCGCGGCTGCCGAGATCACGAAACTCCGTCAGAGCGAGCCCGTTCACGTCGTCTTCGCCTACAGGCTCGCCCGCGACTTCGGCGACCGTCTCAAACGGCTGACGGGAGCAGAATTCAGCCTGCTGTATGACAACCGCAGAGTCCTCACCACTCTTATGGATATCTACGGCAAGCGCATGACGAACACCGCTCCGGAGCTCATCGACCGGCGCACCGGCGTGATGGACGTGATGGGCGCGCAGCATACCTTCGTGCGCGAAGTCGCCCTCCGAAGCAAGATTTCCGAAGCCATCCTCCTCGAAATCTCGCTGCCGGCGTCCGAGTTCGCCCAGCTCGGCTCCCGCATGCGGCGCGACTTCGGTATTTTCGGTCTGCTCGGTCTGCTGGCGGCGTTCATCACCGGCACCTACCTCGCACTTCACATGGCCGGCCCCATCAATCAGCTCGCAGAATCCACGACGAAAGTCGCCGCCGGCGATCTGTATATCAAGGTCAGCTCGGGCCGCAACGACGAGATCGGCCTCCTGCACCGGAATTTCCAGGCGATGATCGACGCGATTCGCGAAGAGCGTGATCAACGGCTAAGTCGCATGCGCGAACTGAATACGCTGTTCGAGATCAGCAACGCGGTCAACTTCATCACCGACTCGGAAGAGCTGCTCAAATTCGTGCTGACACACGCGATCGAGGTGCTGGAAGCTGAGCGCGGCTCGATCATGCTGCTCGACGATACAACCGACGAGCTTGTCGTGAAAGTCGCGTCGGGCGGCCGATTCCGCATCGTCAGCGGCACGCCGGTGAAGCTCGGCCACGGCATCTGCGGCATCGTCGCGAAGGACGGCAAAGGCCGCATCTCGAACGACGGCTTCCGCGATCCGGAATTCCGCAACTTCGGAAGCCTGCTTCCCGTCGAGGACATCCGGTCGCTGCTCTGCTCGCCGCTCAAGTTCAAGGATGGCACGATCGGCGTCATCAATATCGTCAACAAGCGCAGCGGCCATCCGTTCGAGTCGAACGACCTGAACCTGCTGAACCTGATCGCTTCCCAGGCCGCGGTGACGATCGAAAACAATAAATTGTATGAACTATCGATCACCGACGGGCTGACGCGGCTGTTCGTGTTTCGCTACTTCTCGGCACGCCTCTCGGAGGAAGTCCTCCGCGCGCGCCGCTACGGGCTGAAGCTGTCGCTGATCATGATCGATATCGACAATTTCAAACGGTTCAACGACGTGTACGGCCACCAGGTCGGCGATCAGGTCCTCCAGCGCGTCGCCCTAGCGATCCGCGAGACGATCCGCACCGGCATCGACATCCCGTGCCGCTACGGCGGCGAGGAGATGGCGATCATCCTTCCCGAAACCCGTACAGACGAGGCGCATCGCACGGCTGAGCGTCTGCGCGAATCGATCGCGGCGCTCACGATCAGCAATCCCCTCGGCGAACTGCGCATCACCTGCAGCCTCGGCGTGGCGGCCTACCCCGGCGACGCGCATGACAAGGACTCCCTCGTCGAAGCCGCCGACAAGGCGATGTATTACAGCAAACGTAACGGCAAGAATCGCACCACCCAGGCATCCGTCATGGCCGAAGAGGCCTGACGGAACCTGTATTCACAACGAACGAGGAGAAGCCCCGTCCGATGAAATACGTATTGTTCACGATCCTCTGCTTTGGCGTCACCCCCGTGCTCGACAAATGGTCCGCCGTCCAGTCTGACCCGGCCGTCGGCGTCTTCATCAGAACCCTCTGCATCGCGGTGGTGTCCGTCCTGATCCTTACGGTTACAGGCAAATGGGGGCTCGTGACCCAGGTTGCGCCGAAAACGATCCTGTTTCTCGGCACGTCGGGCATTCTCGCGGGATGCCTGGGAGTCCTCGCCATGCTGAAAGCGTTCCGGGAAGTTCCAGATGCGGGAAAAGTGGCGGTGATGATCGCGACGTATCCGGTCGTTTCTCTCTTCTTCACAGCCTTGTTGCTGCATGAGAAACTCACGGTGGCGAAAATAGCCGGAACCGTTCTCATCACGGCGGGAGCGATTCTGCTGAACCTGTAACGCCGTGAGGCCGGGCTATGCAAGCCCAGCCCGGGTCGTTCAGCGCGATGATTTCGAACTGCCGAGCATCAGCTGGTATGTCTGGTATTTCCGCTGGTATTCGGCTAGCGCGCCAAGCGTCTCCATCGTCTGGGGGCCGCTTTCCCTGAGCATCTTCACATACCGGTCGTAGGCCGCGAGGTATTCCCTGTGGGCATCCTCGAGCGTCCGTTCAACGGCTGACGACGCATTTGCTGTCTGCCCGATCGGAGACGATGCAGGCGTCACGACCATTGCCGCGGAAGGCGATGGCGTGGCCGTCGCCGCAGGGACAGGGGTGGCCGATTCCCGGCACCCGGTGCAGGTGAACGTGATGCCGGCGATCAGCAACCCTCGTAGAAGACAGCGGAGCATAGCCGCCCCTTTCCGCAGACTTTCCCCCATTATAGGAACCGTTTTCCGAAGGTGTCAAGGCTTGCGGTACGGCATCGGGAGGCGACATTTCGTTCAGTGCCCCGCCAAACGGGCATGGAAAGCGGCAGGAAAAAGAGGTTGAATTTCCGGTGTTTAGAATGTAAAATATCGCCTCGATAAAGCCCTGCAAGGGTCGCGGCGCATGCACGGAGCAGTAATGCCCGGAAGGCGCTGTTCCCCGATGTGGGGGTGCTTACCCGGGGACGTACACATCCGACATTCCCCGGCATCAGTGGAAGGAAAGGGGAAACTTGCAATGCGCGTCATCCTTGAAAAAGGCACCATTTTTTATCAGGGCAAGTTCCAGCAGCTCGGCCGTCTCGTGCTCGACCACGGCAAGATCACCGAAGTCACGCTGGCCAGCGTGAAGGCGAAGAAGCCGAAGGTCGGCGGCAAGGAAAAGGATTCCGACAAGCCGATCAACTGCGACGGCAAGTTCATCATGCCCGGCTTTATCGACGCCCACACCCACATCACCCTCGAAGAAGAGGGCATCGGCTGGGTCGACGCCGACCTGAACGAGTCGTTCGGCCTCGTCACCCCGCAGGTGCGCGCGTTCGATGCGCTCAAGATGCGCGACCAGGCCCTCTCCGACGCCCGCTCCGGCGGCGTCACCACGATGCTCGTCACTCCCGGCTCGGCCAACCCGATCGGCGGCCAGGCCTGCATCATCAAGGCCCGCGGCAAGATCGCCGAGGAAGCGGCCATCCGCGAGAGCTGCGGCATGAAGCTGGCCTTCGGCGAGAACCCGAAGCGCACCTACGCCGAGCAGAAGCAGTTCCCGTGCACCCGCATGGGCACCGCCGCCGTCATCCGCGAGTGGCTGATGAAGGCCCAGGACTACTCGAAGAAGAAGAAGTCGAAAGACTTCAAGGACCGCGACATCAAGCTCGAGGCCCTGATGCCCCTGCTCGAAGGCAAGATCCAGGCCCGCGCCCACGCGCACACCGCCGACGACATCATCACGGCGTATCGCATCGCCCAGGAGTTCAACCTCGACCTCGTCATCGACCACTGCACCGAAGGCCATCTCATCGCCAAGGAACTCGGCCGCTGGAAGGCCAAGGCCGTCGTCGGCCCGACCTTCTCCTGCCGCGTGAAGCCTGAACTGCGGCATCGCACGTTCGACACGGTGCGCGTGCTGCTCGACGAGGGCTGCATGGTCGCCATCACGACCGACCACCCGGTCATTCCGATCGAGGGCCTCAGCCTCGCCGCGGCGCTGTGCGTGCGCCACGGTCTCGAGGAAGAGCGCGCGATCAAGGCGATCACCGAGTATCCGGCGGCCATCCTCGGACTCGACAAGCGCCTCGGCAAGATCGAAACCGGTTTTGACGGCGATGTCGTCGTCTGGAGCGGACACCCTCTCGACTCCCGGTCCAAGGCGGAGTCGGTGTTCATCGACGGCGCTCGGGTGCTCTGAGCCCTTCGGACCGCGTCACGCGGGAAGGGAGAGGTCATGTCGTCCATCCTATTCGATAATGTTCGGGTCTACCTCAGCGGTGCATTTTTTCCCGCTCAGAAAGTTCTGATCGAGAAAGGCAAGATCGCTGCGGTCGGCTCGAAGGTTCTGAAAAACGTCGAGACGGTCATCGACGGTCAGGGAAAATACCTGATCCCGGGCCTGATCGACGCGCACACGCACCTGGGTCTCACCGATCACGGCTACGGCCTTTCGGGCTCCGATCTCAGCGAGGCGGCCGATCCGATCACCCCGCATCTGCGGCCCCTCGACGCGATCAAGATGCGCTCGGATTCCCTGTGCGATGCGAGGCGGTCCGGCATCTCCGTGTGTCTTGTCTGCCCCGGCCACACGAACCTGATCGCAGGTCAGTGCTCGATTCTGAAGACCTACGGGAATTCGGCCGACGTCGGGCTCATCGTCGAGCAGGCCGGCATCAAGGTCTGCTTCGGGGAAGAGCCCAAGCAGACCCTGCTCGGCCGCAAGGCGTTTCCCAGCACCCGGATGGGCATCGCCGCGTTGCTCCGTGAAACGTTCATGAAGGCACAGGATTACCACGACCTGAAGCAGTCGAAGAAAGGCCTGCGCGACCGCATCATCCAGATGGAAGCGCTCGGCCCCGTTCTCGACGGCGCGGTGCCCCTGCGTGCTCATGCCCAGCGGCTCGAGGACATCATGGCGGCGGTCCGGCTCGCCGACGAGTTCAAACTCAAACTTGTCATCGAGCACGGGATCGAGGCCTACAAGGTCGCCGACATTCTTGCCGAGAAGAAAATCCCCGTCGTGCTGGGGCCGCTTCTGGTCGCCGAGCGTTCGACCGAACTGCGTGACCGCATCTTCTCGAGCGTCGTCCAGCTTCTCGATGCCGGCGTCGAAGTCGCCCTCACCTGCGACTACCCGGGCCTGCCGGTCGAAACGCTCCGCATCGCCGCCGCCATGGCGGTTCAGTTCGGCCTCGACGAGAAGCGCGCCCTGCAATGCATCACCGAGACGCCGGCCAAGATGCTCGGCATCGCCAACCGCGTCGGTCACATCCGCAAGGGCTACGACGCCGACGTCGGTCTGTTCAGCGGCCATCCGCTCGACATCCGCTCGAAGCTTGAGGTTCTGGTCATCGACGGAGAAATCTTCAGGTTCAATTGAGCCGCTTGTATTGCAAGAGATATACAGCCCCCGGAATCATTCCGGGGGCTGTATATTTTTAAGAATTTCTCTGCGACGAGTTCCTGGAAGGACGGTCGTCAACGTGCGAGCGCCTGCAGGGCCAAACCGGCCGCGCCACCGTTGACGATCCACATGACAATGAGCGTCAGGACCATGGCCGCTCGCAGAATCGGTGTCACATCAGGTTCGCTGCCGACTCTCTCGTATATCACCCGCATACTCGATACCGTTCGTGCTGAGTTTGTCGAAGCACGAATGCACTCGCCCTTCGACAAGCTCAGGGCGAACGGCTGTGCCTTGTCGGTCTGGAGGAATTATATTTTTCTCGTGATAGCTATTGCCTAACATACGAGACGAGTAGCAACAGAACTCAGGAGGTTCGTTTCACATATCGTATCGGGTCGGTCGCGCCGGCGGAGGAGAAGCCGCGGAGGCGGAGAACGCAGGACTCGCAGGTGCCGCAGGCGGCGTCTTCGCTCTGGTAGCAGCTCCAGGAGAGGTGCAGGGGGGCGCCCAGGTCGAGGCCGCGCCTGACGATCTGGCCCTTGTTCAGGTGCAAGAGGGGCGCTTCGATGCTGATGCCCGACCCCGGCCGGGTTCCTTCGCGAATGGCGGCGTTGAAGGCATCGATGAAGCTCTCGCGGCAGTCGGGGTAGCCCGACGAGTCCTCCTCGACGGCGCCGATGAACACCCGCACGGCGCCGATGACCTCGGCCCAGGAAATGGCCATCGCGAGGATGTTGGCATTCCGGAACGGGACGTAGGTGACCGGCACCCCCTTGCCGAGATTTTTCGCGTCGGGAACGGCGAGCGTTCTGTCGGTGAGGGCGCTGCCGCCGATCTGGCGGAAATGGCCGGCGTCGACCTCCAATATATGTTTTGCTTTATAGAATGCAGCCTGGTCGCGGAACGCACGGAGCTCGCGGGCTTCGGTGAGCTGGCCGTAGTTCAGGTGGAACATGGCCAG of Candidatus Ozemobacteraceae bacterium contains these proteins:
- the queC gene encoding 7-cyano-7-deazaguanine synthase QueC is translated as MTGKQLAVVVASGGMDSCVAAAVALQSYDLAMFHLNYGQLTEARELRAFRDQAAFYKAKHILEVDAGHFRQIGGSALTDRTLAVPDAKNLGKGVPVTYVPFRNANILAMAISWAEVIGAVRVFIGAVEEDSSGYPDCRESFIDAFNAAIREGTRPGSGISIEAPLLHLNKGQIVRRGLDLGAPLHLSWSCYQSEDAACGTCESCVLRLRGFSSAGATDPIRYVKRTS
- a CDS encoding amidohydrolase, translating into MRVILEKGTIFYQGKFQQLGRLVLDHGKITEVTLASVKAKKPKVGGKEKDSDKPINCDGKFIMPGFIDAHTHITLEEEGIGWVDADLNESFGLVTPQVRAFDALKMRDQALSDARSGGVTTMLVTPGSANPIGGQACIIKARGKIAEEAAIRESCGMKLAFGENPKRTYAEQKQFPCTRMGTAAVIREWLMKAQDYSKKKKSKDFKDRDIKLEALMPLLEGKIQARAHAHTADDIITAYRIAQEFNLDLVIDHCTEGHLIAKELGRWKAKAVVGPTFSCRVKPELRHRTFDTVRVLLDEGCMVAITTDHPVIPIEGLSLAAALCVRHGLEEERAIKAITEYPAAILGLDKRLGKIETGFDGDVVVWSGHPLDSRSKAESVFIDGARVL
- a CDS encoding 5'-nucleotidase C-terminal domain-containing protein, with translation MIRNLTILTLVLSAILGGLLLKDHMSIPSRHLVIFYTSNLRGQINPFQGEVSDRVYEKAGGLAFLRALIDDTMKTYRLDPKKALLLDTGDSLFGSPEASLTMGEVPFEMLQKVGYDAIAVGNLEFEFGLDTLRRFISTNKLPMLACNYRDLASPLGNTFSGGILLDKDGTRVGVIGLGMVDLARNTRQENIMQIEISDMHAAVQKTAASLRARGAELIVLLSHQPGLDTRPDLAELFPDVDIIIGDLISGQMTDPGRRPLVLPTPPARGAGVGMVRIPYIGSQWNLEKAVQTILPVDAAHISPSAALVTEIARVEAKVDSLLEQVVATSEGNFKRNFNEESSMGNLITDSMRAVAKTDVAFLNSGAIKAVISSGSISLRDLYDALPFENTIVRTELAGWQIENLVEEGLSGRGSFVQTSGLTCTCSMMNPPGFRLVQIAVGEEPLDSARMYSVAVTDFMLNTPQNWPELRTGKNVRAFGLLRENLKQYLASMSVIAPCVDRRYIDVPEGDETLRVQSLSIELANLSTPVSNDGTYDSPYGRLVADVLRVETDSDFALMPVTDIHSMNDPLSVFTPARLTADMPRICGVSTVNIPGTTLRRLIERMLATGGVPLCFAGFSIELKDNKLSKIFPWQGDFDPQRSYKVALPADLPEKLGAVGGLASLTASPFSTDLRRTFMNGVRRVGGNIELRRAVF
- a CDS encoding EamA family transporter, with translation MKYVLFTILCFGVTPVLDKWSAVQSDPAVGVFIRTLCIAVVSVLILTVTGKWGLVTQVAPKTILFLGTSGILAGCLGVLAMLKAFREVPDAGKVAVMIATYPVVSLFFTALLLHEKLTVAKIAGTVLITAGAILLNL
- a CDS encoding ATP-dependent helicase, which encodes MAREYILRNTPGEPQPGPARASGIDYASELNPAQLEAVMTLNGPILCIAGAGSGKTRTLVYRVARLVETGVPPESILLLTFTRKAATSMLDRAAALVGSGTRRIAGGTYHAFASQVLRRHGAVLGLTPSFTILDEGDAADIINLMRAELGVNTRETRFPLKGTLQDMRSAAVNHGVSIADAIKSRYPQFVEHTAEIERILADYDAYKLRHQMLDYDDLLIFLLRLLEEQPAARDALRARYRHIMADEYQDTNKLQANITVLLGGGSRNVMVVGDDAQSIYSFRGADVGNIRTFPERFPDCRLIRLERNYRSTAPLLASTNRLMEHAKEGFAKRLYTERTGGLQPVLAVSSDEAEQSAFVAQRILELREEGIPLDRIAVLFRSSYHAFQLELELRRRNIPYVKWGGFKFLEAAHIKDLLSHLRVLQNPNDRVAWLRVLQLIEGVGTKTAGALFERLSTASDPLDLESLTAPSKAREGLAAAAQALRRARKLADGPPVPVVEAIADYYGPILKRRFDDFPKRLRDLDQLTVLAGKYAGIGEMLSEMALEPPKNSIDEILASDDDDEERLILSTIHSAKGLEWHTVFVIWAMEGRFPSFGALRNPSDLEEERRLMYVAMTRAQEQLYLTHPALAWDPASGTTLSQPSRFLAEIGPDLLDRWELRSAP
- a CDS encoding amidohydrolase family protein, coding for MSSILFDNVRVYLSGAFFPAQKVLIEKGKIAAVGSKVLKNVETVIDGQGKYLIPGLIDAHTHLGLTDHGYGLSGSDLSEAADPITPHLRPLDAIKMRSDSLCDARRSGISVCLVCPGHTNLIAGQCSILKTYGNSADVGLIVEQAGIKVCFGEEPKQTLLGRKAFPSTRMGIAALLRETFMKAQDYHDLKQSKKGLRDRIIQMEALGPVLDGAVPLRAHAQRLEDIMAAVRLADEFKLKLVIEHGIEAYKVADILAEKKIPVVLGPLLVAERSTELRDRIFSSVVQLLDAGVEVALTCDYPGLPVETLRIAAAMAVQFGLDEKRALQCITETPAKMLGIANRVGHIRKGYDADVGLFSGHPLDIRSKLEVLVIDGEIFRFN
- a CDS encoding diguanylate cyclase; its protein translation is METSNFAVPFSDRFAPTSLRAKILLVFVLVLVTPLSLLMLLSLQRTDEAARQDFNKRLGSAATLFRDSLEDQLDSLRVRAKTVADFDLYNVAHTGFAASATTPVLQYELIRSGLDYIAMVRNRGTPFIEEGVPPSESLEKIIPALCHVPLSYNLYILGREPWIFAAAEITKLRQSEPVHVVFAYRLARDFGDRLKRLTGAEFSLLYDNRRVLTTLMDIYGKRMTNTAPELIDRRTGVMDVMGAQHTFVREVALRSKISEAILLEISLPASEFAQLGSRMRRDFGIFGLLGLLAAFITGTYLALHMAGPINQLAESTTKVAAGDLYIKVSSGRNDEIGLLHRNFQAMIDAIREERDQRLSRMRELNTLFEISNAVNFITDSEELLKFVLTHAIEVLEAERGSIMLLDDTTDELVVKVASGGRFRIVSGTPVKLGHGICGIVAKDGKGRISNDGFRDPEFRNFGSLLPVEDIRSLLCSPLKFKDGTIGVINIVNKRSGHPFESNDLNLLNLIASQAAVTIENNKLYELSITDGLTRLFVFRYFSARLSEEVLRARRYGLKLSLIMIDIDNFKRFNDVYGHQVGDQVLQRVALAIRETIRTGIDIPCRYGGEEMAIILPETRTDEAHRTAERLRESIAALTISNPLGELRITCSLGVAAYPGDAHDKDSLVEAADKAMYYSKRNGKNRTTQASVMAEEA